The following nucleotide sequence is from Nitrospira sp..
ACTCCACTTCCTTTTTCAGGAGGTCGTTGGCCCCGGCGTAGGAGTTGATCGTGCGGGTGAGCGCGGCCTTGAAGCCCACCAGATGGGTGCCGCCTTCCTTCGTGTTGATGTTGTTGGCAAACGAGAAGAGGTTTTCGGCGTAGCCGTCGTTGTACTGCAGAGCCACTTCCAGAATCAGATCGGGTTTCTCCACCCGAACATAGATCGGCTTGTGCAGCGGGGTCTTGGCCTCGTTGAGGTGATCGACGAACGAGACGATGCCGCCCTTGTAATGGAAGACCTGTTCCTTTTCCTTGCGGTCGTCCTTGAGCGTGATCGCCAGGCCCTTGTTAAGAAAGGCCAGTTCGCGGAGCCGCTGTGCCAGGACATCGAAACTGAACTCCAACGTTTCAAAAATCTGGCCGTCCGGCTTGAAACGGACCTTGGTGCCGCGGCGTTTGGTCTTGCCGGTGACGGCCAAAGGCGCCTGGGGTTTCCCCCGTTCGTACCGTTGCTCGAAGACCTGACCATCCTGCCAAATTTCCAGCTCCAACCACTCGGAGAGCGCGTTGACGACGGAGATGCCCACGCCATGGAGTCCGCCCGACACCGTGTACGCGCCCTGCTCGAACTTGCCGCCCGCGTGCAGCACGGTCAGCGCCACTTCGGCCGCCGACTTTTTCTGTGTGGGGTGCATGCCGGTGGGAATGCCGCGTCCGTTGTCCACCACGGTGACGCTGCCGTCGATGTGGATCGTCACCTCGATGGTTTCGCCGAACCCGGCCATGTGTTCGTCGACGCTGTTATCGACGACTTCGTAGACGAGGTGATGCAACCCGTCCACGCCGGTGCTGCCGATATACATGGCCGGCCGCTTCCGGACGGCATCGAGCCCTTCGAGAACTTTGATCTGATCCGCGCTGTAACTATCGGATTTGGGTTTGGGGGAGTTGTCCTGCTGGTCGTCCTTGGCCATTCAGCTCCTAAATTTTGATGGGCATCACCACGCACCTGAATCCGGGGCTTTCGGGCTCCTGGATCAAACAGGGGCTGAGCGCCGTGTCCATCTGCAACGACACCGATTGCCCGTCCATGACGCTGAGCGCATCCAAGAGATACCGGGCGTTGAAGCCGGTGTTGAGCGTCTCGCCTTCATAACGCGCCGCGAGTTCCTCCGTCGCCTCACCGTAGTCGGGATTGCTGGAGAAGAGCGTCATGCCGCCCGGCGCAAAGGAGACCTTCACGGCATTGGCCTTGTCTTTCGACAGGACCGATACTCGGCGCAGGGCGCTTTCGAGGAGGACGCGGTCCACCACGATGCGTTTGCCGCTCTCCTTCGGCACCACCTGCTGGTAGTTCGGGTAGTTCCCTTCCATCAGCCGCGAGGTCAGGAGCAGGCCGCTCTTTCTGAAAATCATGAGGTTTTTCGTGAACCCGATCAACGGCTCGCCATCGTCGCCCTCTTCCAACAGCCGACGCATCTCGTGGGCAGCTTTCTTCGGGATGATCGCCTTGATCTCCTGCGACGCCTGTTTTGCCCCCGCCGGTCCCACCTCCCGCTCCGCCACGGCCAACCGGTGGCCGTCGGTGCCGACCAGTCGCAGGAGCGTGGTCTTCTTGTCGGTCGTGGTCAAGGTGACGAGCAGGCCGTTGAGGATATAGCGGGCATCGTTGTCTCCGGCGGCGAAGAGCGTCTTGCGGATCAGTTCCAGCAACCCGGCCCCGGCCAAGGGGGTGAGCCCTTCGCGTTCGATGGACGGCAACGCGGGGTAATCGCTGCTGGGAAGCCCCACGACTTTGAATTGGCTCTTGCCGGACTGGATCGTCGTCCAGTTATTGTCCCCTGAGGTCAGCTCGATCTCGCCGCTTGGGAGCTCTTTGATGATCTCGTACAACTTGCGAGCAGAGATGGTCACACCACCGGCCTCTAGGACCGTCGCCTTGTACAGGCCGCGCATGCCGATCTCCAAGTCCGTGGCGACGATCTCAGCCCCGTCATGTTTGGCTTCCAACAGGATGTTCGAGAGGATCGGCATGGTGTTGCGTTTCTCGACCACGCCCTGTACCCGCTGCAGGCCGGTCAACAGTTCCTCTCGTCCGATGCGTACCTTCATGGTTCTCTCCCTCAGGAGGGCTAGGCCCTCAAAATCTGTTCCTTCAGGCCCTCGAGCGTCGACTGCAGGGTCTGGTCGGATTCTTTCGCCTTGGCGATCTGCCGACAGGCATGCATGATCGTGGTGTGGTCCTTCCCGCCGAACTGGCGCCCGATCTCCGGGAACGAGGCGTCGGTGAGCTCCCGACAGAGATACATGGCGATCTGCCGCGGGTGGACCAACGTCTTACTGCGTCGGCGAGACTTCAGGTCCCCGATCTTGAGATGGTATTTCGTGCCGACGACCTCTTGAATGTCTTCGATCGAGACGATCTTCTTCTTCTCGCCGATCAGGTCGCGCAACACGTTCTTCGCCATATCGAGGGTGATCGTTCGCCCGGTCAAGGACGCATAGGCGCCCAGCCGCACCAGCGAACCTTCCAGCTCCCGAATGTTGTTCTTCATCGTGGTGGCGAGGAAATGGATGACGTCCTCGGGCAACGCAATCTTCTCGTCTTCGGACTTCTTGCGCAGGATCGCGATGCGCGTCTCTACGTCGGGCGGCTGCAGATCGGCGATGAGCCCCCACTCGAAGCGTGAGCGCAGGCGCTCCTCGATATCCGGCATATCCTTCGGAAACCGATCACTCGAGAGTACGATCTGCTTGTGCGCTTCATAGAGCGTATTGAACGTATGAAAGAATTCTTCCTGTGTACGTTCCTTCCCGGCGAGAAATTGGATGTCATCGATCATCAGCATGTCGACGTTGCGGTAGCGCTTCCGCAAGTCGATCATCTTGTCGTACCGGATCGAATTGATGACCTCGTTCGTAAACTGTTCGGTCGTGAGATAGGCGATCCGCAGCTCGCTCCGCTCCGCCAGATAGTTCCCGATGGCGTTCAACAGATGCGTTTTCCCTAGGCCCACGCCGCCGTAGAGGAAGAGGGGATTGTAGGCCTTGGCCGGCTGCTCCGCCACGGCCATGCAGGCGGCATGGGCGAACTGGTTCCCCGCGCCGACCACGAAACTTTGGAAGGTATATTTCGGATTCAACTGGATCCCGCGCTTCGACCGCGACGGGATGACCCCGCGTCCTCCCCCATCCGTACCGGCCACATCCTGCGCAGGCGCGGAGGGACCCTTCCGGTTGATCACAAAGGCGATATCCAGCGCATCACCGCCGTGGGCTGCCGAGACTGCTTCCGCCAAGAGCTCGCGATAGTGCTCACTCAGCCAGTCGCCGAAAAACTTGTTTGGCACCGCCAGATAGGCGGTCGCATCTTCGACCCGGTCGAGTACCACCGGAGTGAACCAGGTCTCGAACACCTGCTTCGGAACCTTTTCTTGGATGTAGGACAACACATCATTCCACATCTGATAGACCTTATGATTTCAATAACTTACAACTGTTCACAGCTTTATCAACAGGTGTGGATAAACAACGTCGCACGATGCGGTTTTCCGCCAAATCTGCTGTCCTACGCAGGTGCCGCCTGTGGACAACTTTCTCTCCCTCATGACTGTCCGGCCATCCTCTCCACAGCCGCTCCCACCCTATCCCTCAATATCCCCTGCCTTATACACCATCTCATCAACATGGGGTAGGGCCTTTGATCCCCAACAACCATCGCGTCATTCTCATTCATCCACATCACTCACATGGCTTATTACTACTCCTGCGACGACTGATCTTTTCTCTTCTTTAAGAAGATACATAAGAGAAGAGGAGCAGGTCACAGCACGATCGTCTTATCATGTTCCTCGATCAGGGTTACCAGCTCGCGATACGAAATTGGCTTAGCCGATGACGGCCACCCCTGACTCCCCTCTTCCGTCTGCAACACGTACAGCGGCCCAGGGAATGTAATCGGGGAAGACAGGGCCCCTTCCAGCAACACTAAGGACGCATTAGCTTTGGGATCGGTCGTCAACAAGGATGGCGTGGCATCCCCAACCGGGCGACGGAGCAAATACAAGGTCTTGTGTGGTGTCATGATGTCTGACTGCAAATCCTTAAAAAACCAAGACTCGATCAGCTTGGGTGATCGCAGCCTGTACCTGCTCGACCGATCCAAACGTTACCTGGAATCCCTCTTGGAGATCCGGAGTCTCCCCTTCCGGTAGAACCAGGAGAAAGGGGATTTCGAGCTGCTCAAAGGACGGCAGATATTTTTCGAGAATCTCCACGTCGACGATGTCGTCCGTTTCTTCGGCCAGGAGCTGCCCCGCCGCCCCCAGGAGCACAACCGTGATGGGATTCTCGCCTGCTGCTAGACCCAGGGCGATGCGAAGCGCCTCGACCGGCCGGTGGGTCGTGCGAGGATCCTCACGAATGACGAGAACAATGGACGTGGCCACAGTAGATGGAACTCCCTCGTCGAAGAATCAGGTGAATGCGAGAAAGCGGTCGCAGCCGTTCACGATATTCGAGAGCACCACGAGGCCGCAGAGGGAGATGCGACGATCCAGCCCTTCAGTCGGGACCCCATGTTGCTGGCAACCATAAGCGCAGACGAACAGTTTCATGCCTCGCCCCACCAATTCGCCGTACTGGGGGTCGCGCAGGTTCTTGACCCCCTCGTCGATGAAGTAGACATAGAGGTCGATGCCCTTGGCCAGGGCCTCAGAAGCGAGATTCGCCACGGTTTCGACGCTAGGGTGAGAAGGGGCTGTGGACAAGAGGATGCCGAACTTCATGGCTGCCATCCGAACGTGCCTGTGGACAATGATTAAGAGTGCTGAAGAATCAAAGGTTTGTAGAACAAGAGCCGAATGCGGAGCCTACGGAGTTTGTATAGGAAAGTCAACTGGAAAAAGGGCGAAAGGTTAGGGCGTGAGCAGCCTTGTCTGGAGGGTGGAAGAGACCTCGGAAAGTGTGATCTCTTCCTGGGCTTTGGTCTGCATGTTCCGGATCGTCACACGACCCTGTGCCACCTCATCGTCCCCTAGGATGACGGCATAGAGGGATCTGAGGCGATCGGCTTGGCGGAGGTGAGCCTTCAGGGATGCAGCGCGAAAATCCATGTCTGCCGGAACCCCGGTGCGGCGCAACTCGTCCAACAGGGTGAAACCGACAGCGGCGGCCGCCGTCCCGAACGCGGCCACATAGACGCGGGGAGTAGCCCCGATAGCCGACTCTTCGGGCAACATCAGCGCGATACGCTCGAGGCCGACCGCAAACCCCACGGCGGGCACCGCCGGCCCACCGAGTTGTTCGACCAACCCGTCGTAACGGCCGCCGGCCCCCACGGCGTTTTGAGCCCCCAGATGCGAGCAGGTCACTTCGAAGGCCGTCAGGCAATAATAGTCCAAGCCGCGCACGAGCCGATGGTTGAGATGGAACGGAATACCCAGCGCCTGTAATCCCGATGTCACGCGATCGAAGTGGGCGCGCGCTTCCGGAGAGAGGGCATCGACAAGGCGCGGCGCCCCGTCCGTGGCCGTCCGGCATTCAGGAACTTTGCAATCCAGCACCCGCAAGGGGTTCGCGTCGATACGCCGGCGGCAATTGCTGCAAAGTTGAGCCTCGACGCCCTTGAGATAGGTCACGAGCGTCGGTTTGTACCGTGCCCGATCCTCGGCAGAGCCAAGGTTATTGAGCTCGAGCGTCAACCCTGGAAGCGACAAGTCGGAGAGCATACGCCACAAGAGGGAGAGCACCTCCACATCGGCTCGCGGATCGGACATGCCGAACGATTCGACGCCGAATTGATGAAACTGGCGCAATCGCCCGGCTTGAGGTCGTTCATGGCGAAACATCGGGCCGAGGTAACAAAACTTTTGTGGTCGCGGATCCGCCGCACGGTTGTGTTCGATGAAGGCTCGGACCGCGCCGGCCGTGCCTTCCGGCCGCAACGTCAACGAGGAGCCGTCGCGATCGGGAAAGGTATACATTTCTTTCTCGACGATGTCCGTCGTGGCCCCGATGCTGCGCGCAAAGAGGGTCGTCGTTTCGAAGATGGGCACCCGGATTTCCTGAAAACCATAACGTAAGGCCCAGCGGCGAGCTGTCTCTTCGATCAGCCGCCAACGAGGAGTCTCCTCGGGCAAGAGGTCCTTGACGCCTTTGATGGCTTTGATCATTGCGGCCGGTGGGTCCTTCGGTTCGTGCGGGACTATAGCGGCGGCTTCGGCGGCAAGTCAACGCGCGACCGCGCATCAGCCGAGAGACCTCGGAGAGTTGCGCGACATGGCGCAGGCGGGTATAGTGCCGAGCCTAAAACCGTAACCCCTGACCACGCTCGACGACGATGACCACACAAGGCCGCCGCGTACTCGCCCTGGCTCCGATGCCGCCGGAGAAATCCGCCTATGCGTTGGCGCGTTATAGCCGTTCTCCCGATAGCATCGAGAACAGCCTCACGTGGGTCCACGGCCATTCGTCGGAGAAATTTTGGGAGCAGTTTTATTTCGACTATGGACATGCCTCGATTGCGGACCTGGGGCACGTCATCATTTGCTTCGAACAGATTTCCGAATTGGCCGCGATCCGGTTGGAGGATGAGCCGCTGTGGGACGGGCAGGCCAAATCCAGTCGGTATCAGAACTTCGCCTCCAATAACTGGTTCGTCCCCGACGCCATTCGCGGGCAGGATGCGGAAGGGTCGTATCTCGGTATCCTCCGCAGCCTCGGGACGGTCTATCGAGCCCTGCATGAACCGCTCTGCGAATTCCTGACCGAGAGGGAACCTCGGCCGGACGACATGACACCGGCGGCCTACCAGCGGGCGATCGCCGCCCGAGCCTTTGATGTGACGCGCTACCTGCTGCCGCTCGCGGCCCAGACCAATGTCGGCCAAGTGGTGAGCATCCGCACCCTGGAGAAGCAGATCTCCCGTCTGTTGTCTTCGCAACTGCCCGAACTGCGGATGATCGGCGAAGAATTGAAGGAGGCCTGTCAGCGCAAGCCGGTCAACCTCTGGGGAGAACTCTCCGGGCAGGCGGCCGGATTGGGAGAACCCCTCGCGCCGACGTTGGCGCGCCATGCGAAAGCCAGTCCCTACCAAGCGTCGGTCTACAGCGACCTCGCGCGTTATGCGAAGGAGGCGCTACGGAACACGGGCCTCGACCAGCCGACGAACTGGGGTGAAACCAAACCGGTCGACTTGATCGAGACCCACCATCCGCTCGACGAGGTGGTGACCACGCTGCTCTACCGCGCCAGCCAAGCCCCCTATCGAAAAATCCTGGCCGTGGTGCAGAACTGGACCGACAAAGACAAGCAGGCCGCCATCGAAGTCGCCCTGCAGCGCCGCGGACCCTACGATGAGTTGATCAAGGAATTCCGGAGCGGGTACGCCTTCATCTTCGACGTCACCATGGATATCGGCGGATGGCGGGACATGCATCGTCACCGACGTTGCCAGCAGATCCAACAGAATTTCACGACCGCGTTGGGGTTCGAGACGCCGCCCATGCTTGCCGAGGCCGGTCTCGAACGCGAATACCAGGACGCCATGATGCATGTGAAGGCCGACGTCGAGCAGCTCCGGAAGATCAGTCAGGAAGCAGCGCTCTATGCCATTCCCTTCGGGTTCTCCGTACGTTGTCTCTTCAAGATGGACTTTGCCGAGGCCGAATACATTGCGAAGCTGCGATCCGGCGTGAAGGGACACTGGTCCTATCGCACCATCGCCTGGCTGATGAAACAACAACTCACTGAACGGTATCCGATCCTGGGCGCCCGCATGGAGGCGACGCCGCCCGATGTGCAGGATGTCCTTACCCGCTGACCGGCCGGCCCCGTACCATGACCACCTTCCAAGACCAGATTGAATCGGCCTTCGTGGCAGGAGAGTGGGAGCGTCTCGGGCGCGAGGCTGCAGCCTGGGCCCAGGCGGTGGAGGCCGCCGCCGAACGCAATCCCCGGCCCTATTTCGCCCTCAATGTCACGCATCTGTTGCGGGGCCAATTCGCGGAGGCCTGGCGGGTGCACGCCAAGGCCCTGCAAGAGGCCGAGGACATCGAGACCGTCCGGCAGTGGGTGGAGTCGCTCGCGGCGCGGCATCCGGCCAATGCCCATCTGCATCTCGTGCAGGGGTTGTTCCTGGCGCAGTCGGGCCAGTCGGAGCAATCGGTGATCTATTATAAAGAGGCGGCCAAGCTCGATCCGCAGTCTGCCTATCCCCATTACTTCTTAGCGCAGATCCACGAGCGCGCCGCGCATGTCGAGATGGCGATCAAGGAGTATCGCGAAGCGGTCCGGCTCGACCCGACCTTTGCCCCCGCCCGCACCAATCTCGGCGTGGCCTATCA
It contains:
- the dnaN gene encoding DNA polymerase III subunit beta — encoded protein: MKVRIGREELLTGLQRVQGVVEKRNTMPILSNILLEAKHDGAEIVATDLEIGMRGLYKATVLEAGGVTISARKLYEIIKELPSGEIELTSGDNNWTTIQSGKSQFKVVGLPSSDYPALPSIEREGLTPLAGAGLLELIRKTLFAAGDNDARYILNGLLVTLTTTDKKTTLLRLVGTDGHRLAVAEREVGPAGAKQASQEIKAIIPKKAAHEMRRLLEEGDDGEPLIGFTKNLMIFRKSGLLLTSRLMEGNYPNYQQVVPKESGKRIVVDRVLLESALRRVSVLSKDKANAVKVSFAPGGMTLFSSNPDYGEATEELAARYEGETLNTGFNARYLLDALSVMDGQSVSLQMDTALSPCLIQEPESPGFRCVVMPIKI
- the dnaA gene encoding chromosomal replication initiator protein DnaA, with translation MWNDVLSYIQEKVPKQVFETWFTPVVLDRVEDATAYLAVPNKFFGDWLSEHYRELLAEAVSAAHGGDALDIAFVINRKGPSAPAQDVAGTDGGGRGVIPSRSKRGIQLNPKYTFQSFVVGAGNQFAHAACMAVAEQPAKAYNPLFLYGGVGLGKTHLLNAIGNYLAERSELRIAYLTTEQFTNEVINSIRYDKMIDLRKRYRNVDMLMIDDIQFLAGKERTQEEFFHTFNTLYEAHKQIVLSSDRFPKDMPDIEERLRSRFEWGLIADLQPPDVETRIAILRKKSEDEKIALPEDVIHFLATTMKNNIRELEGSLVRLGAYASLTGRTITLDMAKNVLRDLIGEKKKIVSIEDIQEVVGTKYHLKIGDLKSRRRSKTLVHPRQIAMYLCRELTDASFPEIGRQFGGKDHTTIMHACRQIAKAKESDQTLQSTLEGLKEQILRA
- a CDS encoding DsrE family protein; protein product: MAAMKFGILLSTAPSHPSVETVANLASEALAKGIDLYVYFIDEGVKNLRDPQYGELVGRGMKLFVCAYGCQQHGVPTEGLDRRISLCGLVVLSNIVNGCDRFLAFT
- a CDS encoding histidine--tRNA ligase, translated to MIKAIKGVKDLLPEETPRWRLIEETARRWALRYGFQEIRVPIFETTTLFARSIGATTDIVEKEMYTFPDRDGSSLTLRPEGTAGAVRAFIEHNRAADPRPQKFCYLGPMFRHERPQAGRLRQFHQFGVESFGMSDPRADVEVLSLLWRMLSDLSLPGLTLELNNLGSAEDRARYKPTLVTYLKGVEAQLCSNCRRRIDANPLRVLDCKVPECRTATDGAPRLVDALSPEARAHFDRVTSGLQALGIPFHLNHRLVRGLDYYCLTAFEVTCSHLGAQNAVGAGGRYDGLVEQLGGPAVPAVGFAVGLERIALMLPEESAIGATPRVYVAAFGTAAAAVGFTLLDELRRTGVPADMDFRAASLKAHLRQADRLRSLYAVILGDDEVAQGRVTIRNMQTKAQEEITLSEVSSTLQTRLLTP
- a CDS encoding FAD-dependent thymidylate synthase, with the translated sequence MTTQGRRVLALAPMPPEKSAYALARYSRSPDSIENSLTWVHGHSSEKFWEQFYFDYGHASIADLGHVIICFEQISELAAIRLEDEPLWDGQAKSSRYQNFASNNWFVPDAIRGQDAEGSYLGILRSLGTVYRALHEPLCEFLTEREPRPDDMTPAAYQRAIAARAFDVTRYLLPLAAQTNVGQVVSIRTLEKQISRLLSSQLPELRMIGEELKEACQRKPVNLWGELSGQAAGLGEPLAPTLARHAKASPYQASVYSDLARYAKEALRNTGLDQPTNWGETKPVDLIETHHPLDEVVTTLLYRASQAPYRKILAVVQNWTDKDKQAAIEVALQRRGPYDELIKEFRSGYAFIFDVTMDIGGWRDMHRHRRCQQIQQNFTTALGFETPPMLAEAGLEREYQDAMMHVKADVEQLRKISQEAALYAIPFGFSVRCLFKMDFAEAEYIAKLRSGVKGHWSYRTIAWLMKQQLTERYPILGARMEATPPDVQDVLTR